In Desulfovibrio legallii, a single genomic region encodes these proteins:
- a CDS encoding ABC transporter ATP-binding protein, which yields MLEIHDLHVSVGDTPVLNGIDLRIPPGETFILFGPNGSGKTTLLMTIMGVSGYTVTQGSIVYKGKDITYAPMYERARMGIGMSFQRPPTIHGLTTGRLTELCAHGRNLDLPDLARRVHFDRFLDRDVNAGFSGGEIKRSELLQLMAQQPDLILFDEPESGVDLENMALVGNTVRYLLDGMPDQPATTLRQQHQSRSTSGLIITHTGHILKYVNAHRGQVMYRGRLCCEANPRDILDHIAQHGYQECLRCLSGDTYGRIAEAPRP from the coding sequence ATGCTTGAAATCCACGATCTGCATGTGAGCGTGGGCGACACGCCTGTCCTCAACGGCATCGACCTGCGCATTCCTCCGGGCGAAACGTTCATCCTGTTCGGCCCCAACGGTTCCGGCAAAACCACGCTGCTCATGACTATCATGGGCGTTTCGGGCTACACGGTGACCCAGGGCAGCATCGTTTACAAGGGCAAGGACATCACCTATGCCCCCATGTACGAACGGGCGCGCATGGGCATCGGCATGTCCTTTCAGCGGCCCCCCACCATCCACGGGCTGACCACCGGCCGCCTGACGGAGCTCTGCGCGCACGGTCGCAATCTGGATCTGCCCGATCTGGCCCGCAGGGTTCACTTTGACCGCTTTCTGGACCGGGACGTCAACGCCGGTTTTTCCGGCGGGGAAATCAAACGCTCCGAACTGCTGCAGCTTATGGCCCAGCAGCCGGACCTGATCCTGTTTGACGAGCCGGAATCGGGCGTGGACCTGGAAAACATGGCCCTGGTGGGCAACACCGTGCGCTACCTTCTGGACGGCATGCCGGACCAGCCCGCCACCACCCTGCGCCAGCAGCACCAGTCCCGCTCCACCAGCGGGCTGATCATCACCCACACCGGCCACATTCTGAAATACGTCAACGCCCACCGGGGCCAGGTCATGTACCGCGGCCGGCTCTGCTGTGAGGCCAACCCGCGCGACATTCTGGACCACATCGCCCAGCACGGCTATCAGGAATGTCTGCGCTGTCTGTCCGGCGACACGTACGGTCGCATTGCGGAGGCTCCTCGTCCATGA
- a CDS encoding SufB/SufD family protein, producing MSTLDLSRYAFDGGENAAPIENLSSLPAEDQDRLVLAGIDVNDRSVSGAFMQLNHAGVHCETRQDGLELMDIRAALKKYDGLPRYYWQLLDPDKDAYTRLTREHCNGGYFVRARKGVKVQQPVQSCMFIKGDGAGQSIHNIVIVEEGAEMHVLGGCATAHNAHEVAHLGITEYFVEKGGKLTFTMIHNWSETAAVRPRSAGRVETGGEFQNNYILLKPVGDLQMYPGIRLVGEGAVARFNSVIVAPEGSHVDSGNRIDLDAPHTRGEIISRVVTTGGEVINRGFIGASAAPAKGHLECKGLILGGGRMHAIPELDSNQDGVELSHEAAVGKIAQEEIEYLMARGLDEDEAAATIVRGFLNVEIMGLPAPLKKAMDAQISLLQAHKGM from the coding sequence ATGAGCACGCTCGATCTTTCCCGTTACGCCTTTGACGGCGGCGAAAATGCCGCCCCCATCGAAAACCTCTCCAGCCTGCCTGCCGAAGACCAGGACCGCCTGGTGCTGGCCGGCATCGACGTCAACGACCGCAGCGTGAGCGGGGCCTTTATGCAGCTCAACCACGCGGGCGTGCACTGCGAAACCCGCCAAGACGGGCTGGAACTTATGGACATCCGCGCCGCTCTGAAAAAATACGACGGCCTGCCCCGCTATTACTGGCAACTGCTGGATCCGGACAAGGACGCCTACACCCGCCTTACCCGTGAGCACTGCAACGGCGGCTACTTTGTCCGGGCGCGCAAAGGCGTCAAAGTGCAGCAGCCTGTGCAGTCCTGTATGTTCATTAAGGGGGACGGCGCGGGCCAGAGCATCCACAATATCGTCATTGTGGAAGAAGGCGCTGAAATGCACGTTCTGGGCGGCTGCGCCACGGCCCACAACGCCCACGAGGTGGCCCATCTGGGCATTACCGAATATTTTGTGGAAAAAGGCGGCAAGCTCACCTTTACCATGATCCACAACTGGAGCGAAACCGCCGCCGTGCGGCCCCGCTCCGCCGGGCGCGTGGAAACGGGCGGCGAATTTCAGAATAACTACATCCTGCTCAAGCCCGTGGGCGATTTGCAGATGTACCCCGGCATCCGGCTGGTGGGCGAAGGGGCCGTGGCCCGCTTCAACTCCGTCATCGTGGCTCCGGAGGGCTCCCATGTGGACAGCGGCAACCGCATCGACCTGGACGCCCCCCACACCAGGGGCGAAATCATCTCACGCGTGGTGACCACGGGCGGTGAAGTGATCAACCGGGGCTTCATCGGAGCCAGCGCCGCCCCGGCCAAGGGGCATCTGGAGTGTAAGGGCCTTATCCTCGGCGGTGGACGCATGCACGCCATCCCGGAGCTGGACAGCAACCAGGACGGCGTGGAGCTCTCGCACGAAGCCGCCGTGGGCAAGATAGCCCAGGAGGAAATCGAATACCTCATGGCCCGCGGTCTGGACGAGGACGAAGCCGCCGCCACCATTGTGCGCGGCTTTCTCAACGTGGAGATTATGGGCCTGCCCGCCCCGCTCAAAAAGGCCATGGACGCACAGATTTCCCTGCTCCAGGCCCATAAGGGCATGTAG
- a CDS encoding Arm DNA-binding domain-containing protein, with amino-acid sequence MPLTDTAIRAIKPTSKTAKYFDCGGRYLEVVPSGGKWWRLKYRFQSKEKRISLGTYPTIGLKEARERREDTKKILAHGIDRGGPAVQRRTLQPAAQNPE; translated from the coding sequence ATGCCCCTCACCGATACCGCAATCCGCGCCATAAAACCGACCTCTAAGACCGCCAAATACTTTGACTGCGGAGGGCGGTACCTTGAGGTGGTCCCCAGCGGGGGCAAGTGGTGGCGGCTCAAATATCGCTTTCAGAGCAAGGAAAAAAGAATCTCCCTGGGAACCTACCCAACCATTGGGCTTAAGGAAGCCAGAGAGCGCAGGGAAGATACAAAAAAAATCCTAGCCCATGGCATTGACAGAGGTGGTCCGGCCGTCCAGCGGAGAACGCTGCAGCCCGCGGCTCAGAACCCCGAATAG
- a CDS encoding translation initiation factor IF-2, protein MPPVLVAGGLLLGAVPDVAAAPDPIPPQAVTTTAACPAGPGLNPRANPRLNRACAEVAAYLEALNRAAVRLGQRSDVALGLPAADERAALAVGLYTPVLRPAGAGRVEVTLAPRPDENARIAAMLRRPEFLDLCQRLLRDGADLLAAVRAPDPAARGGAWYRASASPPTDTSASPQTDADLEIKDRLTEQLEAVFIALSALQPGAEDWYARPDALQNLERTAAALPRSAAILLLLAEARLQHDLPQQSITACTAALRLAPELNRARYVRALAHWRLQQLALAEDDLSASLADWHGRAPQGRERAQRLQARGAVRQLRRDPAGMCADFLAACALGDCRGLAAARTQGQCLAASAMPRTGVDGDAAAGEGVAARQPIQPPDPAAQDDAAAPAAPTTPPSTTNGAAPLPDKP, encoded by the coding sequence GTGCCGCCGGTCCTTGTGGCCGGCGGCCTGCTGTTGGGCGCCGTGCCTGACGTTGCAGCTGCGCCGGACCCTATTCCGCCGCAGGCGGTGACAACAACGGCGGCCTGCCCTGCCGGTCCCGGTCTTAACCCCCGCGCTAACCCCCGCCTGAACCGGGCTTGCGCGGAAGTTGCGGCCTATCTGGAGGCTCTGAACCGCGCCGCGGTTCGGCTGGGGCAACGGAGCGACGTTGCCCTGGGCCTGCCTGCGGCAGACGAACGGGCCGCCTTGGCCGTAGGGCTGTATACGCCAGTGCTGCGTCCGGCCGGAGCGGGAAGGGTGGAAGTGACTCTTGCCCCCCGTCCGGATGAAAATGCACGTATTGCCGCAATGCTGCGTCGTCCGGAGTTTCTGGATCTCTGCCAACGCTTGCTCCGGGACGGTGCGGATCTGCTCGCCGCCGTGCGTGCACCGGATCCGGCCGCCAGGGGCGGGGCTTGGTATCGGGCGTCGGCGTCTCCCCCCACCGACACGTCCGCGTCGCCCCAGACGGACGCCGATCTGGAGATAAAAGACCGCCTTACCGAACAACTGGAAGCTGTCTTCATAGCTTTGTCGGCCCTGCAGCCGGGTGCGGAAGACTGGTACGCGCGGCCCGATGCCCTGCAGAATCTGGAACGTACGGCTGCGGCATTGCCCCGGAGCGCCGCAATCCTGCTTTTGCTGGCTGAGGCCCGCTTGCAGCACGATTTGCCGCAACAGAGCATTACAGCCTGTACCGCAGCTCTGCGTCTGGCTCCGGAGTTGAACCGCGCCCGCTATGTGCGTGCTCTGGCCCATTGGCGCTTGCAGCAACTGGCCCTGGCCGAGGACGATTTAAGCGCTTCGCTCGCGGACTGGCACGGGCGTGCCCCACAGGGGCGTGAGCGGGCTCAGCGCCTGCAAGCTCGCGGCGCAGTGCGCCAGTTGCGACGCGATCCGGCAGGCATGTGCGCGGATTTTCTGGCGGCCTGCGCCTTGGGCGACTGCCGAGGGCTGGCCGCGGCCCGGACGCAGGGCCAATGCCTGGCCGCAAGCGCCATGCCGAGGACAGGAGTCGATGGGGACGCTGCCGCTGGCGAGGGAGTCGCGGCCCGTCAGCCGATACAGCCGCCGGATCCGGCTGCGCAGGATGACGCCGCGGCGCCAGCCGCACCAACAACGCCCCCCTCCACAACCAACGGGGCCGCACCCCTTCCGGACAAGCCATGA